From one Anopheles bellator chromosome 1, idAnoBellAS_SP24_06.2, whole genome shotgun sequence genomic stretch:
- the LOC131212659 gene encoding MOB kinase activator-like 4, protein MKMADGSTILRRNRPGTKAKDFSSWPDEVFEEMDSTLAVQQYIQQMIKKDPSNVDQILTMPDGQDEGVWKYEHLRQFCMELNGLAVRLQTQCFPATCTQMTATEQWIFLCAAHKTPKECPAIDYTRHTLDGAACLLNSNKYFPSRVSIKESSVAKLGSVCRRVYRIFSHAYFHHRRIFNEFEEETSLCLRFTNFVTKYTLMSKENLIVPIPEGELTPGESEA, encoded by the exons atGAAGATGGCTGACGGTTCAACAATCCTGAGACGAAACAGACCAGGAACGAAAGCAAAG GATTTCTCCAGCTGGCCCGATGAGGTGTTCGAGGAGATGGACAGCACCCTCGCGGTGCAGCAGTACATCCAACAGATGATCAAAAAGGACCCATCCAATGTGGATCAAATACTCACGATGCCCGACGGCCAGGATGAGGGCGTTTGGAAGTACGAACATTTACG ACAATTCTGTATGGAACTGAACGGGCTGGCGGTTCGACTACAGACGCAGTGTTTCCCTGCAACCTGCACGCAGATGACGGCCACCGAGCAGTGGATATTTCTGTGCGCTGCCCACAAAACACCAAAAGAGTGCCCGGCAATCGATTACACCCGTCACACGCTCGACGGGGCCGCGTGCTTGCTGAATAGTAATAAATATTTCCCCAGCAG GGTATCGATTAAGGAATCGTCGGTAGCGAAGCTAGGTTCGGTGTGCCGTCGCGTTTATCGAATTTTTTCGCACGCCTACTTCCATCACCGGCGAATATTCAACGAGTTCGAGGAGGAAACATCGCTCTGCCTGCGATTCACCAACTTCGTAACGAAATACACGCTCATGTCGAAGGAGAACTTGATCGTTCCGATCCCGGAGGGTGAGCTTACGCCGGGCGAAAGTGAAGCTTAA
- the LOC131206030 gene encoding ribonuclease P protein subunit p25-like protein isoform X1, producing MMHYKKGKNVEQELSQEQIPIEVLPERFLWMHVKGGSSVKNLTEHAKQALTDGSYRSVVWSGSDGGVGKTISCAEILKRDFELHQVTRICYRKVEEFWDPLQEGLEQIVAKRNIPCVHILESLDAIGAGTPGYQHSNSQAGFWVEAVGVDGASKRPQGQRRPRDGEKKGNYFTGPQLKKKANRHYGNGRQDDEAGTANGSQQQRRDRSADKRKPKPTGGSAPGDGSRKKGKPKDGNRNNPKNGSHEGAATSTGQPNV from the exons ATGATGCActataaaaaaggaaagaatgTGGAGCAAGAGCTGTCACAGGAGCAGATTCCGATCGAAGTGCTACCGGAGCGGTTCCTGTGGATGCACGTGAAGGGTGGTTCGTCGGTCAAGAATCTGACCGAACACGCCAAGCAAGCGCTTACCGACGGGTCGTACCGGTCTGTCGTGTGGAGCGGTTCAGATGGCGGAGTTGGGAAGACGATAAGTTGCGCCGAAATACTGAAGCGTGACTTTGAACTACATCAAGTGACACGGATATGCTACAGAAA AGTGGAAGAATTTTGGGACCCTCTACAGGAAGGCTTGGAGCAGATAGTGGCCAAACGAAATATTCCCTGCGTACACATACTGGAGTCACTGGATGCGATCGGTGCCGGAACACCGGGTTACCAGCACTCGAATTCGCAAGCCGGATTCTGGGTAGAAGCCGTCGGGGTTGATGGAGCGTCAAAGCGACCTCAGGGCCAGCGCCGCCCTAGGGATGGTGAGAAGAAGGGAAACTATTTCACCGGTCCAcagctgaagaaaaaagccAACCGCCACTACGGTAACGGACGGCAAGATGATGAAGCCGGCACGGCTAACGGTagccagcagcaacgacgGGACCGGTCAGCggacaaaagaaaaccgaagcCCACGGGTGGCAGCGCTCCGGGAGATGGATcacgaaaaaagggcaaaccaAAAGAtggcaatcgaaacaatccGAAAAATGGGAGTCATGAAGGAGCGGCAACATCCACCGGCCAGCCGAATGTTTAA